In the Elioraea tepida genome, one interval contains:
- a CDS encoding DUF11 domain-containing protein: MRWWPFSRPPCTVPAFEVLEERIMLAAQPVVAISGPAEVTLGGTATLTLTFDNQPDASPGSDVGYAPYIDLVLPKNGADGAGPGSDAPFENDGIRFLSATYLGSPVAATVLEFDVNGEAVHPFARDATGELRVVRAADYGLGPGDELVVLQLPFGSFTPDQTAQQISVRLEVSSLADAGVALPITAVAGFALGRDALNNPAADPPLLGPVASTTLTPTLLSLSKSFDGPDGETATGPNFPRAYTLSLDIAAGQTLTDLVLTDRLPDGIVVTGATITSGPAGSIDFDPDTNDLIVRFADPVLGAPGPDVTVRVTFHVGEFLEPGAPGTPVLDPATGAPRPLANELSATATWTPLDPRDPIATVTVDPPGPENVFIARALAVQKSVSVVGGGAPEPFDTLRWTLSAQVSDYFSFADLVLSDTLSDGQSVDPTSPSLVVREGGVVIHSGAFDPSNVTIIGNADGTTSVSFRIADELAFRGLDPELSGGRVGAPAGPTTLAVTFDSTVARYYADGRPLLQGDRLGNTAEIAGTIPGSGGTVTDAGAAGTALARGFGLAKSIYLVNGERPASPTPPVTNTDTITFRLQYTLPTGSANDFTLTDFLPLPIFRVVGDFGPLTFLDLRDDGTNPATLPPPGTAWWHPDETFDLANPVGYAGAPTLVLDPASNSVTFDFGSFHMEVPQTLKVDILFRLPVEGRPFGDNLFLTNLVTSREANTAGAVATGNAIAQLVLTQPALNVTKGVIGVATGQSVFPLSFDPAATGPVPFAPPGSAGAPFSGTITSAMLAEVPIDSDLAGVDAGDLVRFAIVVENTGRGIRGAHDILIRDTLSAGFEIPPGGLNLTVTRGDGVAIPFVLRGGGLFDPGGGIELLDPTDLDPTDPGGALARFTTEGEPGSPPTAPTGRNLALITYDLRVADAAQATGLVLTNTAEIARYAAVEGGDDFAVNLLPADRFDHATVVTGDPIIEKVLVSTSLPESADPFVLIGEEALFRVTLSLREGLTRDLVLADILPTTPGVLTLRDWTLVSLGSTISFTGSAPPVGVPQTGPITLPLGDTINLADNVVDARDRIVFEVRAAVLDVPQNSRGDVLVNTASATFTDAAGVTRSIADTESVTIAEPSLELTKTANRTTADGGDLITYTLLVTNPVGPAAAPVFDLTIRDLFDDPDLSLVGGSVTLGGTAAARASILLGNGQTDQSIRVFLPDLKPGETLSVTYRGRISDTVESGSTVLNTAIAQGDSAPGNVPGQRVHEDQSTATVRIAGPTLSKTVFSTSLADTGTSQGNPSLQDLAYGEEVTFRLTARFAEGTTLNARLVDLLPNTLPPLEVRSASIVSVGANLTAPGAVVGAAGALSNRNADPFNDTVTFTLGDVFNRPDGVSNANDTIVFEVTARLRGDLGAPAGAVLTNRGELVYRSEGTDRTISAQARVETVVPRLSIEKVADRLEADGGDIVTYTVRLRNLNVAFAGPAYDLVLSDLLEDPDLILVPGTVAVSGVPATILEGNGSGDATIRIGIDRLVAGETLTVTYQARIDESVIAGSRVDNVASFQGDTYPGLRAGEVVVRGADAERVRIGVPALEKEVFATSLPETGTSQFAPGRPDVAIGETVVFRLVLTLPEATNILLSLVDQMPAGPGVMEYLSYEILPLRATTNLSFVPGTETATVVDSNGDGRPDRLSIAFGTVTNASDNVVDENDQIVVLVTGRVVNDPANVSGRVLVNTAQSFLDMVPQAPATAALDVVEPELVIDKSSSRTSGDAGDRTTYTVVVAPAPGMTGPAYGVRLTDLLPPDMALVPGTVTTTAGTIVTGNGAGDATVVVDLPTLLPGASPVTIRFDAVLRDSVAPQQAIDNRVDVAYRSAPSFQRDYAASDTARIVVAMEPSISKAVVVTSLAETGFAFFDPLAPDVAIGETITYRIVATLAEGTQTLVLRDLLPGAGSPALANLRVLEARVDAIGANISGSALSVGDAGTVADNTVTFDFGTVVNPGDNVTDSRDQVAVVIRARVTDIPDNVAGRALRNDGEVQVGAPSDPSVRIVRTDRAVVDVVEPTLRIFKEPSVPTGDAGDEIEYRLTVVNVLGSTAPAYDLVLSDLLPAGMTLAAGSVTADRGTVMTGNTPGDTTIRIALGDDPLLPTDTSLTPTDDTRVVVTYRARLDDTVEPGEALVNDARFAALSAPPALAGEDVRSVAGATTATVTVLMPVTLTKAIVATSPELGSGAFDPENPDLAIGGTVTYRLTATLSEGTQRLVITDTLPEGLVFEEGRVVSVGSGLPPALAGVVPTVSGQEVRFDFGVVVNSGNNDPGDGTVAVEIVARVADTPSTLPGTVLANAGTATVSSPTDPGRPGGTEIDTARVVADVVAPALVLEKSDPGGFARPGETITYTLTLRHAPGSTAPAYDLVIADTLADEALSLVPGTVTTSAGTVVTGNDPGDTSVAVSVDELAVGEVVTVTFAARVAATAPTGATVLNTATAAFDTSPGPGGQPGSVTDTAAVPLAPGFAKTIVSTSIAETAADSVTVGERITYELVATLPQGTVGDLVISDLLPPGLVPLAATVVSVGSGITGGALAPGDSGTIAGQAVRFEFGTVVNASGPAIGAEDQVTVRIVAEVADIPAVRDGAILANDARLDYAIRGETGREEDRVAVLVVEPALAIGKTVDRPAGDAGDLFTFTVTITPSGSGPAFDIVVTDTLPFPLVVEPGSLATTLGTATVIGDTIRIDIPVLLPTDPAVIVTFQARFGESIEPGQIVTNNATVSYASSPGPIGRPGGDSASATLVGAFPIALEKTIVATSLPETGSDLFDPDRPDLAIGEVATYRIVATLGEGTQRVVITDTLPLGLVPETAVITAVGAGLPPGLVGTPGVIAGQSVSFDLGTIVAAGNNDPSDDTITIEITARVADVPSNQSGTLLANDAALTVTAPTAPGNPGGTLVAGASAGAEVVAPLLTIEKSADRPFALLGEPVTYTLVLAHGPGSTAPAYGVALGDTLAGTSLALVSGSVTTSFGTIESGNGAGDTAVRVTAPVLPLGQSMVVTFQAIPVASPPQGVVQNTGGFDAASAPGGPAGFVRPFAGSDTAAVVLNSFFLGGPLFGGLDALERFLSEATPPPRSAPPPVYSGTATPGAAISFVVRDATGAIVAQETRHADLGGNWLVAMPGLETAPAPKENTETLRASMPVAGGPIRNVNADLPSVTREPPPPSTTAAAAALSLTPQQGLATRLDAEADGADNTRLYFAGTGGSSTFATGPVDALGEASPGGIAALATAMPGVSRPFGLALNKFAMEFLANSTVPSGRLN; this comes from the coding sequence ATGCGCTGGTGGCCGTTCAGCAGACCTCCCTGCACCGTTCCGGCCTTCGAGGTGCTTGAGGAGCGCATCATGCTCGCCGCCCAGCCGGTGGTCGCGATCAGCGGCCCGGCGGAGGTGACGCTCGGCGGCACCGCCACGCTCACGTTGACCTTCGACAACCAGCCCGATGCCTCGCCCGGAAGCGACGTCGGCTACGCGCCCTATATCGACCTCGTTCTGCCGAAGAACGGCGCCGACGGCGCGGGCCCGGGAAGCGACGCGCCGTTCGAGAACGACGGGATCCGTTTCCTCTCCGCGACCTATCTCGGCAGCCCGGTTGCCGCGACCGTTCTCGAGTTCGACGTCAATGGCGAGGCGGTGCACCCCTTCGCGCGTGACGCGACCGGAGAGCTCCGCGTCGTGCGCGCGGCCGATTACGGGCTCGGCCCGGGCGACGAGCTCGTCGTGCTCCAGCTTCCCTTCGGTTCCTTCACGCCCGACCAGACGGCGCAGCAGATCAGCGTTCGGCTCGAGGTGTCGAGCTTGGCGGATGCGGGCGTCGCCCTGCCGATCACCGCCGTTGCCGGGTTCGCTTTGGGGCGCGATGCGCTGAACAACCCGGCCGCCGACCCGCCTCTGCTCGGTCCTGTGGCAAGCACAACACTTACCCCGACCCTGCTCAGCCTCTCGAAGTCCTTTGATGGACCGGACGGGGAGACGGCCACCGGCCCGAACTTCCCGCGCGCCTACACGCTCTCACTCGACATCGCCGCCGGCCAGACGCTCACCGATCTCGTGCTGACCGACCGGCTCCCGGACGGCATCGTCGTCACGGGTGCGACCATCACCTCCGGCCCGGCGGGAAGCATCGATTTCGATCCGGATACGAACGACCTGATCGTTCGCTTCGCTGACCCTGTGCTCGGCGCGCCCGGGCCGGACGTGACGGTCCGCGTCACGTTCCATGTCGGCGAGTTCCTCGAACCAGGCGCTCCGGGCACACCCGTGCTCGACCCGGCCACAGGCGCGCCGCGGCCGCTCGCGAACGAGCTTTCCGCAACCGCGACCTGGACGCCGCTCGATCCGCGCGACCCCATCGCCACCGTCACGGTCGATCCGCCCGGCCCGGAAAACGTGTTCATCGCCCGCGCGCTTGCGGTGCAGAAAAGCGTGTCGGTGGTGGGCGGCGGGGCGCCCGAGCCGTTCGACACGCTGCGCTGGACGCTTTCGGCCCAGGTCAGCGACTACTTCTCCTTCGCCGACCTCGTGCTCTCCGACACGCTGTCGGACGGCCAGAGCGTCGACCCGACAAGCCCGTCGCTGGTCGTGCGCGAAGGCGGCGTGGTGATCCATTCCGGCGCCTTCGACCCCTCGAACGTCACGATCATCGGGAATGCGGATGGAACGACCTCGGTGTCGTTTCGAATCGCAGACGAGCTCGCTTTCCGCGGCCTCGACCCCGAGCTCTCGGGCGGCCGCGTCGGCGCGCCCGCAGGGCCGACCACGCTTGCGGTGACCTTCGACAGCACGGTCGCGCGCTACTACGCCGATGGCCGCCCGCTGCTCCAGGGAGACAGGCTCGGCAACACCGCCGAGATCGCCGGGACGATCCCGGGAAGCGGCGGCACGGTGACCGACGCCGGCGCAGCCGGGACCGCGCTTGCGCGCGGCTTCGGCCTTGCGAAGAGCATCTACCTCGTCAACGGCGAGCGCCCGGCATCACCCACCCCACCTGTCACGAACACCGACACGATCACGTTCCGGCTCCAATACACCCTGCCGACCGGCTCGGCGAACGACTTCACCCTCACCGACTTCCTGCCGCTGCCGATCTTTCGCGTCGTGGGCGATTTCGGCCCCCTCACCTTCCTCGACCTCCGCGACGACGGAACCAATCCCGCCACCCTGCCGCCCCCGGGAACCGCCTGGTGGCACCCGGATGAGACCTTCGACCTCGCAAACCCCGTCGGCTACGCCGGCGCGCCGACGCTCGTGCTCGATCCCGCGTCGAACAGCGTCACCTTCGACTTCGGCAGTTTCCACATGGAGGTGCCGCAGACGCTGAAGGTCGACATCCTGTTCCGCCTGCCGGTCGAGGGCCGCCCCTTCGGTGACAACTTGTTCCTGACCAATCTCGTCACCTCGCGCGAGGCCAACACGGCCGGTGCAGTGGCGACGGGCAACGCCATCGCCCAGCTCGTGCTCACGCAGCCGGCGCTGAACGTCACAAAGGGGGTGATCGGCGTCGCGACGGGGCAGAGCGTCTTCCCTCTCTCCTTCGACCCGGCGGCCACAGGTCCCGTGCCCTTCGCCCCGCCGGGCAGCGCGGGTGCACCCTTCTCCGGAACGATCACCTCGGCGATGCTCGCGGAGGTCCCGATCGACAGCGACCTCGCAGGTGTCGATGCGGGCGATCTCGTGCGCTTCGCGATTGTGGTCGAGAACACCGGCCGCGGCATCCGCGGCGCGCACGACATCCTGATCCGCGACACGCTGTCTGCGGGCTTCGAGATCCCTCCGGGCGGGCTGAACCTCACCGTCACGCGCGGCGACGGTGTCGCGATCCCGTTCGTTCTGCGCGGCGGCGGGCTGTTCGATCCGGGTGGCGGCATCGAACTCCTCGACCCCACCGATCTCGACCCGACCGACCCGGGCGGCGCACTCGCACGCTTCACTACCGAGGGCGAACCCGGTTCCCCGCCGACGGCACCGACCGGCCGCAACCTCGCGCTCATCACCTACGACCTGCGCGTGGCCGATGCCGCTCAGGCGACCGGGCTCGTGCTCACCAACACCGCCGAGATCGCACGCTACGCCGCTGTCGAAGGCGGCGATGACTTCGCGGTGAACCTGTTGCCTGCTGACCGTTTCGACCACGCGACTGTTGTCACCGGCGACCCGATCATCGAGAAGGTTCTGGTCTCGACCTCGCTTCCCGAAAGCGCCGACCCCTTCGTTCTGATCGGCGAGGAGGCTCTCTTCCGCGTCACGCTGTCGCTGCGCGAGGGGCTCACCCGCGACCTCGTGCTCGCCGACATCCTGCCGACCACACCCGGCGTGCTCACCTTGCGCGACTGGACGCTGGTCTCCCTCGGCTCGACCATCTCCTTCACCGGCTCCGCCCCGCCGGTCGGCGTGCCGCAGACCGGGCCGATCACCCTCCCGCTCGGCGATACGATCAACCTCGCCGACAACGTGGTCGATGCGCGCGACCGGATCGTGTTCGAGGTGCGCGCCGCCGTGCTTGATGTGCCGCAGAACAGCCGCGGTGACGTTCTGGTCAACACCGCCTCAGCCACCTTCACTGACGCGGCAGGGGTGACGCGCAGCATCGCCGACACGGAGAGCGTGACGATCGCCGAGCCAAGCCTCGAGCTCACCAAGACGGCGAACCGGACCACTGCCGACGGCGGCGACCTCATCACCTACACGCTCCTCGTCACCAATCCGGTCGGTCCCGCAGCGGCGCCGGTGTTCGACCTCACCATCCGCGACCTCTTCGACGACCCCGATCTCAGCCTCGTCGGAGGCTCGGTCACGCTCGGCGGCACGGCTGCCGCGCGCGCCTCGATCCTGCTCGGCAACGGCCAGACCGATCAGAGCATTCGCGTCTTCCTCCCCGACCTGAAGCCGGGCGAGACGCTCTCCGTGACCTACCGGGGAAGGATCAGCGACACGGTCGAAAGCGGCAGCACGGTGCTCAACACCGCGATCGCGCAAGGTGACAGCGCCCCGGGGAACGTTCCGGGCCAGCGCGTCCACGAGGACCAGAGCACCGCGACTGTTCGGATCGCGGGACCGACGCTCTCCAAGACCGTGTTCTCCACGAGCCTCGCCGACACCGGAACGAGCCAGGGCAACCCGTCGCTTCAGGATCTCGCCTATGGCGAGGAGGTGACCTTCCGGCTCACCGCTCGGTTCGCAGAGGGCACGACCCTGAACGCGCGGCTGGTTGACCTTCTGCCGAATACGCTCCCCCCCCTCGAGGTGCGCTCGGCCTCGATCGTCTCGGTCGGCGCCAACCTCACCGCTCCCGGGGCGGTGGTTGGAGCCGCCGGTGCGTTGAGCAACCGAAACGCCGATCCGTTCAACGACACCGTCACCTTCACGCTCGGGGACGTGTTCAACCGCCCCGACGGCGTGTCGAACGCAAACGACACGATCGTGTTTGAGGTCACGGCGCGGCTTCGCGGCGACCTTGGCGCGCCGGCGGGTGCGGTGCTGACCAATCGCGGCGAGCTCGTCTATCGCTCCGAGGGCACCGATCGGACCATCAGCGCGCAGGCGAGGGTCGAGACGGTGGTTCCGCGTCTTTCGATCGAGAAGGTGGCGGACCGTCTCGAGGCAGACGGTGGCGACATCGTCACCTACACGGTTCGCTTGCGGAACCTGAACGTCGCCTTCGCCGGTCCGGCCTATGACCTCGTCCTGTCCGACCTGTTAGAGGACCCGGATCTGATCCTTGTGCCGGGAACGGTGGCGGTCTCAGGCGTGCCGGCGACGATTCTTGAGGGCAATGGCTCGGGTGACGCGACGATCCGGATTGGCATCGATCGGCTGGTCGCTGGCGAGACGCTGACCGTGACCTACCAGGCGCGGATCGACGAGTCGGTCATCGCCGGGTCGCGAGTGGACAACGTCGCAAGTTTCCAGGGCGACACGTATCCCGGCCTCCGCGCAGGCGAGGTGGTGGTCAGAGGGGCGGATGCCGAGAGGGTGCGAATCGGCGTGCCCGCGCTTGAGAAGGAGGTGTTCGCGACCTCGCTTCCCGAGACGGGAACGAGCCAGTTCGCGCCGGGCAGGCCGGACGTCGCGATCGGCGAGACGGTGGTGTTCCGGCTCGTCCTCACCCTGCCGGAGGCGACCAACATCCTGCTTAGCCTCGTCGACCAGATGCCCGCCGGCCCCGGCGTGATGGAGTATCTAAGCTACGAGATCCTGCCGCTGCGGGCGACGACCAATCTCAGCTTCGTCCCTGGCACCGAGACCGCGACGGTGGTCGACAGCAACGGGGACGGCAGGCCGGACCGGCTTTCGATCGCCTTCGGAACGGTGACCAACGCGTCCGACAACGTGGTCGACGAGAACGACCAGATCGTCGTGCTCGTCACGGGGCGCGTGGTGAACGACCCCGCCAACGTCTCGGGCCGCGTGCTCGTCAACACCGCGCAGAGCTTCCTTGACATGGTGCCGCAGGCACCGGCTACGGCTGCGCTCGACGTGGTCGAGCCTGAGCTCGTGATCGACAAGTCCTCGAGCCGAACGAGCGGCGATGCGGGCGACCGCACCACCTACACCGTCGTCGTCGCGCCAGCGCCGGGGATGACCGGCCCGGCCTACGGCGTGCGACTGACCGATCTCCTTCCGCCCGACATGGCGCTCGTGCCGGGCACGGTGACGACCACGGCCGGAACGATTGTGACCGGCAATGGAGCCGGCGACGCGACCGTCGTGGTCGACCTGCCGACGCTTCTGCCCGGCGCGAGCCCCGTCACCATACGCTTCGATGCCGTTCTGCGCGACAGTGTCGCGCCGCAGCAGGCGATCGACAACCGAGTCGACGTCGCCTACCGGTCCGCCCCCTCATTCCAGCGCGACTACGCCGCCTCCGACACGGCGCGGATCGTCGTGGCGATGGAGCCCTCGATTTCGAAGGCGGTCGTCGTTACCTCCCTCGCCGAGACGGGCTTCGCGTTCTTCGATCCGCTCGCGCCGGATGTCGCGATCGGTGAGACCATCACCTACCGGATCGTCGCCACCCTCGCCGAAGGCACGCAGACGCTCGTCCTGCGCGACCTTCTCCCCGGCGCAGGCTCGCCCGCGCTTGCCAATCTCCGCGTGCTCGAGGCGCGAGTCGACGCGATCGGGGCCAACATCTCGGGAAGCGCTCTCTCGGTCGGCGATGCCGGCACGGTCGCTGACAACACCGTCACCTTCGACTTCGGCACCGTGGTGAACCCGGGCGACAACGTCACCGATTCGCGTGACCAGGTGGCGGTGGTCATCCGCGCGCGCGTCACCGACATCCCCGACAATGTCGCCGGGCGCGCGCTGCGCAACGACGGCGAGGTGCAGGTCGGCGCGCCATCCGATCCGTCGGTTCGGATCGTGCGGACCGACCGGGCCGTCGTCGACGTGGTCGAGCCGACCCTCCGGATTTTCAAGGAGCCCTCGGTGCCGACGGGCGATGCCGGGGACGAGATCGAGTACCGGCTCACGGTGGTGAACGTTTTGGGATCGACGGCCCCGGCCTACGACCTCGTGCTCTCAGACCTTCTGCCGGCCGGGATGACGCTCGCTGCCGGAAGCGTGACGGCCGATCGCGGCACGGTCATGACCGGCAACACACCTGGCGACACGACGATCCGGATCGCGCTCGGCGACGACCCGTTGCTTCCCACCGACACGTCGCTGACGCCCACCGACGACACCCGGGTCGTCGTCACCTATCGCGCGCGGCTCGACGACACGGTCGAGCCGGGTGAGGCGCTCGTCAACGATGCGCGATTCGCTGCGCTTAGCGCGCCGCCGGCGCTCGCGGGCGAGGACGTTCGCAGCGTCGCGGGCGCAACGACCGCGACCGTCACGGTGCTGATGCCGGTGACGCTGACGAAGGCGATCGTTGCGACGAGCCCCGAGCTCGGCAGCGGCGCGTTCGACCCCGAAAATCCTGACCTCGCGATCGGCGGCACGGTGACCTACCGTCTGACCGCGACCCTTTCGGAAGGCACGCAGCGCCTCGTGATCACCGACACGCTCCCCGAGGGCCTCGTGTTCGAGGAGGGGCGCGTTGTCTCGGTCGGCTCCGGCCTGCCGCCCGCTCTTGCGGGCGTCGTGCCGACGGTCTCTGGCCAGGAGGTGCGCTTCGATTTCGGCGTTGTGGTCAACAGCGGCAACAACGACCCGGGCGACGGAACGGTGGCGGTTGAGATCGTCGCGCGCGTCGCCGACACCCCCTCGACCCTGCCGGGAACCGTGCTCGCCAATGCGGGCACGGCGACCGTTTCCTCGCCGACCGATCCCGGCCGCCCTGGCGGAACGGAGATCGACACCGCGCGGGTCGTGGCCGATGTGGTCGCGCCCGCGCTCGTGCTCGAGAAGAGCGATCCGGGCGGCTTTGCGCGGCCCGGCGAGACGATCACCTACACGCTGACGCTTCGGCACGCCCCCGGCTCGACCGCTCCGGCCTACGACCTCGTGATCGCCGACACGCTTGCGGATGAGGCGCTCTCGCTCGTGCCCGGGACGGTCACCACATCGGCCGGAACGGTGGTTACGGGAAATGATCCGGGTGACACAAGCGTCGCGGTCTCGGTCGATGAGCTCGCGGTCGGGGAGGTCGTGACGGTCACCTTCGCGGCCCGGGTGGCGGCCACAGCGCCCACGGGCGCCACCGTGCTGAACACCGCGACGGCCGCGTTCGACACGAGCCCAGGGCCCGGCGGCCAGCCGGGGTCGGTCACCGACACCGCCGCCGTGCCGCTCGCGCCCGGCTTCGCCAAGACGATCGTCTCGACCTCGATCGCCGAGACGGCAGCTGATTCCGTCACGGTCGGGGAACGGATCACCTACGAGCTCGTCGCCACCTTGCCGCAGGGGACGGTCGGCGATCTCGTGATCTCCGATCTCCTTCCGCCCGGGCTCGTGCCGCTCGCGGCGACGGTCGTCTCGGTCGGCTCCGGGATCACGGGGGGTGCGCTCGCGCCGGGCGACTCGGGCACGATCGCCGGTCAGGCGGTGCGCTTCGAGTTCGGCACCGTGGTGAACGCCTCCGGCCCCGCCATCGGCGCCGAGGACCAGGTGACGGTGCGGATCGTCGCCGAGGTGGCGGACATCCCCGCGGTGAGGGATGGCGCGATCCTCGCCAACGACGCGCGCCTCGATTACGCGATCCGCGGCGAGACGGGGCGGGAGGAGGATCGCGTCGCCGTGCTGGTCGTCGAGCCCGCGCTCGCGATCGGCAAGACGGTCGACCGGCCTGCGGGCGATGCGGGCGATCTCTTCACCTTCACGGTCACGATCACGCCTTCGGGAAGTGGCCCTGCCTTCGACATCGTCGTGACCGACACGCTCCCCTTCCCGCTCGTGGTCGAGCCCGGAAGCCTCGCGACCACCCTCGGCACGGCGACGGTGATCGGCGACACGATCCGAATCGACATCCCCGTGCTCCTGCCGACCGATCCTGCCGTGATCGTGACATTCCAGGCGCGGTTCGGCGAGTCGATCGAGCCCGGACAGATCGTCACCAACAACGCGACCGTCAGCTACGCATCGTCTCCCGGGCCGATCGGCCGCCCCGGCGGCGACAGTGCGAGCGCGACCTTGGTCGGCGCCTTCCCGATCGCGCTCGAGAAGACGATCGTCGCCACCTCGCTTCCCGAGACGGGCTCCGATCTCTTCGACCCGGACCGGCCCGACCTCGCGATCGGCGAGGTCGCGACCTATCGGATCGTCGCGACCCTCGGCGAGGGAACGCAGCGCGTCGTCATCACGGATACGCTTCCCCTCGGCCTCGTTCCCGAGACGGCCGTGATCACCGCCGTCGGCGCCGGGCTGCCACCGGGGCTCGTCGGAACACCTGGGGTGATCGCGGGCCAGAGCGTGAGTTTCGATCTCGGCACGATCGTCGCTGCCGGCAACAACGATCCGAGCGACGACACGATCACGATCGAGATCACGGCGCGGGTGGCGGATGTGCCATCGAACCAGTCAGGCACGCTGCTTGCGAACGACGCCGCGCTGACCGTGACGGCGCCGACCGCCCCGGGCAACCCCGGCGGGACCCTTGTCGCGGGCGCCTCTGCCGGTGCTGAGGTGGTCGCCCCCCTGCTCACGATCGAAAAGTCGGCCGACCGCCCCTTCGCTCTCCTCGGCGAGCCGGTCACCTACACGCTCGTGCTTGCGCATGGCCCCGGCTCGACAGCGCCGGCTTACGGTGTTGCGCTCGGCGACACGCTCGCCGGCACCTCCCTCGCGCTGGTTTCGGGCAGCGTCACGACGAGCTTCGGCACGATCGAGAGCGGCAACGGAGCGGGCGACACGGCGGTGCGCGTCACCGCGCCCGTTCTGCCGCTCGGCCAGAGCATGGTCGTGACGTTCCAGGCGATCCCGGTGGCGTCACCGCCGCAAGGCGTGGTGCAGAACACGGGCGGGTTCGACGCCGCCTCGGCTCCGGGCGGCCCGGCAGGTTTCGTCCGCCCCTTCGCCGGCAGCGACACGGCCGCGGTGGTCCTCAACAGCTTTTTTCTCGGCGGTCCCCTGTTCGGCGGGCTCGATGCGCTTGAGCGGTTCCTGTCGGAGGCGACGCCGCCTCCCCGCTCCGCTCCGCCGCCTGTCTATTCCGGAACGGCAACGCCTGGAGCGGCGATCAGCTTCGTGGTGCGTGACGCCACCGGAGCGATCGTCGCGCAGGAGACGCGTCATGCCGATCTCGGCGGCAACTGGCTCGTCGCGATGCCGGGCCTCGAGACCGCACCGGCGCCGAAGGAGAACACTGAGACGCTGCGCGCCTCGATGCCGGTGGCGGGCGGGCCGATCCGGAACGTCAATGCCGATCTGCCCTCGGTTACGCGGGAGCCGCCGCCCCCGTCCACCACCGCCGCCGCCGCCGCCCTGTCGCTCACCCCCCAGCAGGGGCTTGCGACCCGGCTCGACGCCGAAGCAGACGGGGCCGACAACACCCGCCTCTACTTCGCGGGCACCGGCGGCTCCTCCACATTCGCGACCGGCCCAGTCGATGCGCTCGGCGAGGCGAGCCCGGGTGGCATCGCGGCGCTTGCGACCGCGATGCCGGGCGTGAGCCGCCCCTTCGGCCTCGCTCTGAACAAGTTCGCGATGGAGTTCCTCGCCAACTCCACGGTGCCCAGCGGCCGCCTCAACTGA